One genomic segment of Gimesia chilikensis includes these proteins:
- a CDS encoding prepilin peptidase — MGSVIGSFLNVVIYRMPLGLNISKPKSRCPFCETPIRTRDNLPILGWLLLRGKCRDCQAPIPARYPIVEALVGVVFLLLYLAIVHSGGALLPYRTPNRFSGGYQILEGRTWDLIALAVYYCYLFIVVVAAAYIQYDRQLIPRRLLFWCLGIGLVAGCLIPELHPVPAQVSIQTNQSSTEIMLSELRYHGALHVSFELSSVLTVCWGLLYGLIVGILFCWRNLFQPGEHPTLFPPRTLWLLVLMGVYLGWQQVVSVGFLSALILCLVQLVFWKRDSFCAKLPAAAFLYGALTLQLLMGGYLTILPNQTGYLTYLFVTGGQIVAIPLLTGLSEAAYRNRENTNSAQDQIPFDESSTLTS; from the coding sequence ATGGGCTCCGTTATCGGCAGTTTTCTGAATGTGGTGATCTACCGGATGCCGCTGGGGCTGAATATTTCCAAACCGAAGTCCCGCTGCCCCTTCTGTGAAACCCCCATTCGCACGCGGGATAATCTGCCGATCCTGGGCTGGTTGCTGCTGCGAGGTAAATGCCGCGACTGCCAGGCTCCCATCCCGGCACGTTACCCGATTGTGGAAGCCCTGGTCGGTGTCGTTTTCCTGCTGCTTTATCTCGCGATTGTGCACTCGGGAGGAGCTCTGCTGCCTTATCGGACTCCGAACCGCTTTTCGGGGGGTTATCAGATTCTGGAAGGGCGGACCTGGGACCTGATCGCGCTGGCCGTCTATTACTGTTACCTGTTTATCGTCGTGGTGGCTGCCGCCTATATTCAATATGACCGCCAGCTGATTCCGCGCCGCCTGTTGTTCTGGTGCCTGGGGATTGGCCTCGTTGCGGGGTGCCTGATTCCAGAACTCCATCCGGTTCCTGCCCAGGTTTCCATTCAGACGAACCAGTCATCGACGGAAATCATGCTAAGTGAGCTGCGCTATCATGGCGCGCTGCATGTCAGCTTTGAACTCAGTTCGGTGCTGACGGTCTGCTGGGGACTGTTATATGGTTTGATCGTGGGAATTTTATTCTGCTGGCGGAACCTGTTTCAGCCGGGAGAGCATCCAACACTGTTCCCGCCGCGGACGCTGTGGCTGCTGGTTCTGATGGGAGTTTACCTGGGCTGGCAGCAGGTGGTCAGTGTAGGATTTCTGTCTGCTTTGATCCTCTGTCTGGTTCAACTGGTTTTCTGGAAGCGGGACTCATTCTGTGCCAAATTACCGGCTGCGGCTTTTCTTTACGGCGCATTGACGCTACAACTGTTAATGGGTGGATATTTGACAATCCTGCCCAACCAAACAGGTTACCTGACTTATCTATTCGTAACTGGTGGTCAGATCGTGGCAATTCCGCTGCTGACTGGCCTCTCTGAAGCTGCATATCGAAACCGAGAAAACACCAACTCAGCGCAGGATCAGATACCATTCGATGAATCCTCAACCCTCACATCCTGA
- a CDS encoding methyltransferase has product MNPQPSHPEAGLPSLVKEALQEGNCIQMVLSKPIKKKAAARRKVSIRPVLIRDKQHYQLSFTRGQQEVHENLLPGETIQRVEQLWEDLFLEGYLFTNEADYHLQKTNKGPVQLKKHAPTKAQPEQVTSHNRAKQYLIPEGVHCPFLEEIGVMSRNGKVKAAQYRKFRQINRYLEFINDIVAALPEDGTLQITDFGCGKSYLTFATHHFFTSILQRDVNITGLDLKRSVVEHCQQIAENLDCRGLSFKTGDIAAFQNEQGHCDLSISLHACDTATDAALAAAVQADASVILAVPCCQNEIYQQITSQSAEGLLKHGILKEKTAALLTDALRSQVLEICGYRTQVIEFIDTQHTPKNLLIKAVKRTAPLTDSDLQQAVQEYESLKTQFGISAFALERSLGDHFKQLCQSAVKDSAG; this is encoded by the coding sequence ATGAATCCTCAACCCTCACATCCTGAAGCGGGATTACCTTCCCTGGTAAAAGAAGCATTACAGGAGGGAAACTGTATTCAAATGGTGTTGAGCAAGCCGATCAAAAAAAAGGCGGCGGCCCGGCGGAAGGTTTCGATCAGACCGGTGCTGATTCGAGATAAGCAGCATTATCAACTCTCGTTCACACGGGGCCAGCAGGAAGTTCACGAAAACCTGCTGCCCGGAGAGACGATTCAACGAGTGGAGCAACTGTGGGAAGATCTGTTTCTGGAAGGTTATCTGTTTACAAATGAGGCAGACTATCACTTACAGAAAACGAACAAGGGGCCTGTGCAGTTGAAGAAGCACGCTCCGACCAAAGCCCAACCCGAGCAGGTGACGTCACACAACCGCGCGAAACAGTACCTGATCCCGGAGGGCGTGCATTGTCCCTTTCTGGAAGAGATCGGGGTGATGTCGCGCAATGGAAAAGTGAAGGCTGCACAGTACCGCAAGTTTCGCCAGATCAACCGTTATCTTGAATTCATCAACGATATCGTTGCGGCGCTGCCTGAAGACGGCACACTCCAGATCACAGACTTTGGCTGCGGTAAAAGTTATCTCACGTTTGCCACCCATCATTTTTTCACCTCGATCCTGCAGCGTGATGTGAACATCACGGGACTCGACCTGAAGCGATCGGTGGTCGAACACTGCCAGCAGATTGCAGAGAACCTGGATTGTCGGGGACTCTCTTTTAAAACGGGTGACATCGCTGCCTTTCAGAATGAACAGGGCCATTGCGATCTCTCGATCTCTTTACATGCCTGCGATACCGCCACTGATGCCGCCCTTGCTGCCGCTGTCCAGGCGGATGCGAGTGTGATCCTTGCGGTTCCCTGCTGCCAGAATGAAATTTACCAGCAGATCACAAGTCAATCTGCAGAGGGTCTGCTGAAACACGGGATTCTCAAAGAAAAGACAGCGGCCCTGCTGACGGATGCACTCCGTTCACAGGTGCTGGAGATCTGTGGATATCGCACACAGGTCATCGAGTTCATTGATACACAACACACTCCCAAAAATCTGCTCATCAAAGCGGTCAAACGTACTGCTCCCCTGACAGACTCCGATCTCCAACAGGCGGTACAGGAGTATGAATCATTAAAAACCCAGTTCGGGATTTCTGCATTTGCACTGGAACGCTCGCTGGGAGATCACTTTAAGCAACTGTGTCAATCTGCTGTGAAAGACAGTGCCGGATAA